The genomic interval ACGTCCACCTCATCGCCTACGACACCCGCTCGATCGACCTCACGCCGTGGGTGCACGACCCGTTCGACGTACTGCTGCGCACGAATCTCGGCGGTGGTAATGACGGCCCCGTCGCGATGGCGATGGCCCGCCCGAAGATAGCCGAGCCGAAGAACACCGTCATGGTCTGGATCTCGGACTTCTACGAGTTCGACCGCTCCCAGCCGCTGTTCGAAGGCATCGAGGCCGTTCACCGTTCCGGGGTGAAGTTCATCCCCGTCGGCTCGGTGACCAGCTCCGGACGGCAGGAGGTCAATCCCTGGTTCCGGGAGCGGTTCAAGGCCCTGGGCACGCCCGTGGTCTCCGGGCATGTGAACAAGCTCGTGCACGAGCTGAAGACGTTCCTGACATGAGGCTGAGGCCCAGCGGGGCGGGGCAGCCCTTCCGCCCGCCGCACGCCTCTTCTCCTCACCCCTTTCCTCCTCACCCCTTTTCTCCTTCCCGCTTTCCCGCCTGTTCAGAAAGGCCTTCTGATGTCCGACGTGTTGCGCGCCCCCGCCGAGACCAAGTACGCGGAGGAGCTCGACTGGCTGGAGTCGATCGACGACGGTCCCAAGCCGTTCTCCTGGCGGCTGTCCCCGAAGATGGTCCGGCTGTTCATCCTGGGGTCCGAGCGCGCCGACGGCCTGGACCGGGAGATCTCACCGAAGTGGTTCGGCGACCGGAGCTTCGTCGAGCGCTCGATCGTCACTCTCGCCTCGGACCGCGGCCTGCTGCTGATAGGTGACCCCGGCACCGGCAAGAGCTGGCTGGCGGAGCTGCTGTCCGCCGCGATCTCCCGCAACTCCACGTTGGTGGTGCAGGGTACGGCCGGCACGACCGAGGACCACATCAAGTACTCGTGGAACGTGTCCATGGTCATCGCCAAGGGGCAGTCACGTGAGTCGATGATCCCGTCGCCGATCATGACCGCGATGGAGACGGGCGCCATCGGCCGCTTCGAGGAACTGACCCGTTCCACCAGCGACGTACAGGACGCGCTGATCTCGATTCTCTCGGAGAAGTACATCTCCGTTCCCGAGCTGCAGAGCGACGGAGGGGACGCGGGCGACAACATCGTCTTCGCCAAGCCGGGCTTCTCGATCATCGCGACCGCCAACAGCCGCGACCGGGGCGTCAACGATCTGTCGTCCGCGTTGAAGCGCCGCTTCAACTTCGTCCGCGTTCCGGTCGTGACGAACAGGAAGAGCGAGGCGGAGATCGTCCGCTTCCGCACGGAGGAGCTGCTGCGCCGCCACGCGATCGACCTGGACGTGCCGCCGACGCTGCTCGACATCCTTCTCCAGAGCTTCGCCGATCTGCGGGCCTCGGCCGCCGCCGCGGGCAGCGACGACGAGAAACTGGAGTCCGCGCTGTCGACGGCGGAGCAGATCGGCGTGCTGGAGGACGCCGTCCTGCACAGCAATTTCTTCGGCGAGAGCACGCTGACCGCCCGGACCCTCGCCTCCTCGCTGGTCGGCTCGCTCGCCCGGCGGGACCCCGAGGACCTGGCCATCTTCAACAAGTATCTGCACGGCGTCGTCGAACCGCGCAGCAAGGAGGAGGGCGGCTCGTGGCCCGAGTTCCTGGACGGCGGCCGTGACACGATCGCCACGCTGTCATGAGCGGGTCCCCCACGAACGGCCCCGCAGAGAACGGCCCCGGGGAGACGTCGTTCGCGGCGTTGCGCGGGCAGTTGCACGAGGCCGCCACCGCCTTCGCGGACGGCCCCGACGCGCTGGAGGGCATCCTCCTCGGCATGGTCGACGACGTCGACCGGGCGGTGCGCGAACCCCTGGAGATCTTCCCGGTCTGCCACCACTCGCCCGCCTCCGCCCTCGCCATGGCCCGTCGGCTGCGCGAGAAGCAGCCCAAGGTCGTCTATCTGGAGCTGTGCGAGGACATGGCGCCGCTCCTCGACGAGCTGCGCAACTGCCGCCTGCCGGTGGCGGTCCAGGCGTTCGCCAGCGATATCGACGGGTTCCCCGCCGAGTGGGCCCCGCTGTCGGTCGTCGCCCCGATCACCGAGGCCTCCGCCGAGTACCAGGCCATCGCGTACGCCCTCGACACCCCGGGCGTCGAGCTGGTCCTCGTCGACCGGTCCTCCGACCACGTCTTCCAGTGGGACAGCCGGCACGGCGAGCGCGCCCCCGAGGGGGTGGCCGCTCCTGTGGACGGGTCTCCGGAGCCCGAAGCGGCGCTGCACGGTGAGGCGGTCGGCGTGGAGATCGGTGACCTACGGCCCCGCTTCGCGGAGCTGGAGGAGCATCTGCTGCGCCACGGCAAGGTGCGGCACTGGTCGGAGTGGTGGCACCAGTACGTCGAGATCCCGCTCGGCGACAGCGACCACGCCGCCTACCGCCAGGTCATGTTCCTCGTCGGCAGCCTGTTCCGGCGACTCGCCCCCGGCGACGGGGAACGGCTCCGGGTGGACGAGGACCGCGAGCGGTACATGTGGACCCGGATGCGCGAGCACCTGGCGTCCAGCGGGGTGGACCCGGAAGACTGCCTGTATGTGTGCGGCGCCTTCCACGCGGCCAGCCGGGTCGAGGAGTTCGGGGTGGCGGGCGGCGGGTCGTATCCGATCTCCCCGCGCTCCGGCACCACCTGGCAGCACGGGCTGATCCCGTCCAGCCACGCGGCGATCGAGGCGCAGTTCGGGCTGGCCTCCGGGTCGGTGTCGATCGCCGCGACCCAGTGGGCGAAGAACCTCGCGCGCACCCGGGTGCAGCCGTACCGGCTGGCCGGCCAGGACGGGGCGAAGAAGCCCCGCACACCGAAGAAGGCCGCCCCGGCCACCCCCGCTCCCCCGCCGGAAGCAGCCGCGGACCGGCTCTCCGGGTTCCTGCGCCGGCCGCCGGTCCTCGACACCCTGGACGAGGCCGAGCTGCTCGGCTGGTCGGTGGACATCGTGCGCGCGGCACGGCGCAGCGGCTATCTGGCGTCCACCGCCGACGCCATAGCGGTGTTCGAGACGTCGATCCTGCTCGCAGGTATGCGGGATCGGGCCAAGCCCACTCCGTACGACTTCCAGGACGCGGCGATCACCTGCATCGAGAAGGACTCGGTGCCGGGCCGGCGGGACGTGCGCCGGCTCGTCGAGATCATGATGGGCGGCGACCGGATCGGGCGGGTCGGCTATGACGCGCTGCCGCCGCTGGCCCGCGATGTGCATGACCGGCTCGCACCGCTGGAGCTGAAGCTCCAGCAGCGTGGTGTGCAGCGTGCCCTGCTGGACATGGGCTCCCGCCCGGAGCTCGGGGCGTGCTCCGACGTGCTGTGGATGCTCCGCCGCCTGATGCCGCACGGCACGGCCCGGCCGATCATGGGTGAGCGGAAGCTCGGCGAGCGGTCGATCCAGGAGTCGTGGGACCTGGCGCTGGGCACCCATCAGCGGGCGCTGATCGAGCTCGGTTACGAGGGTGTGAGCATCGAGCAGGTCCTGGAGCAGCGGCTGCGCCGCGACGCGTACGGGCCGCGGGCGACCACTGCGGTCGTCCTCGCCGCCGTCGAGGACGCGACGCTGTATCTCCGCAGCCGCCGTCTCGCCGACGAGCTGGGCACCCGCGCCCTGGAGGTCCTCAGCGCCGAACGCACCGTGGACGGGGCGCCGGAGGTGCTGCGCCGGGTGCGGGGGCTGCTGGCCTACTACCGGACCGGCGAGCCGGTCCTGCCGCCGTGGGTGGAGTCGTTCGTCAAGACCGGTTACGCGCACTACTGCACCTTGCTGCCGACGGCGTTCACCGACGAGGACGTCACCGCGGGGCAGGTGGCGGCGATGCTGGGCTTCCTGTTCGGCATGGAGGGCCTGGCGCTGTCCCTGGGCTGCGACCGGGCCCAGCTGGAGCTGGCCGTCGCCCAGTCGCGTCCCACAGACCCGGAGCGGACGGCGCTCCTGTGGGCGGCGCAGGTGCAGCTCGGCGTCCTGTCCCGGGCCGAGCTGCGGGAGCGCTGCGGCGAGCTGCTGGCGAACCCGATGGTGGTGCCCGCCTACCCGCGATATCTCAGCGGCTTCGTGCACGCGCTGGTGCCGGTGCCGGGGCTTGCGGACGTGGTGGTGGAGGCCGTGTCGAACGCGTTCGGGCGGCTGCCGGACCCGGTGCTGCTGCCGTGGCTGCCGACCTTGCTCACGACGCTGCGCGCCGGAGCGGCGGACCTGGCTCCCCTGTTGATCCGTGAGGCGGGGCGGATCTTCCCGGCCCGCCTCACGGCGCTGGACGCATGGGTGCCGCCGTGGCGCGAGGCGCCGGAAGCCGGTGCGCCGGAAGCCGTCCGTGCGCAGGCGGCCGGCGGCGGGAACCGCGGCGCCGCGCTGCTCTTCACCCACCCGGGGACGCTCGACGCGGCCGCGGAGCTGCTCGGTTGCGACGGCTCGTGGGCCGCGCCCGGCGAGGGCCCGGCGGAGCCGGGCGGCGCGGTGCTGACAGCCCGTCACCCCGACACCGCGACCGCGTGGGAGTCGCTGCTCGCGGGGGCGTGAGGGCGCGCGCGACGCCGGGGAGGGCGACCTCGCCCCGGCGCCGCGTCCCTTCGGCCCCTCGGAACCCCCGGCCGCTCCATCGACCGGCATCGCACGGCGCCTCACCCACCCGTCTGCTTGATATTGCTTGAAATGCTTGCCTAATATGCAGCTTCGAGCATCGACCGCCGGGACAGGGAGCACAGATGACGCACGTGGCTCAGGAGCTGGCCAGTCAGCCCGACTGCTGGCAGGTGGCCGCCGGCATGGCGGACGGGCTCGCCCACCGGCTTCCGGCGGCCGGCGAGCGCATCGCCGTGGTCGGCTGCGGTACGTCGTACTTCATGGCCCAGGCCTACGCGGCGCTCCGGGAGGGCAGCGGCCAGGGCGAGACCGACGCCTTCGCCGCTTCGGAGTTCCCGACCGGGCGCCCGTACGACCGGGTCGTGGCGCTGAGCCGCTCCGGCACCACGACCGAAGTGCTCGGACTCCTCGGGAAGATCGGTGACACGACCCGCCGCACGGTGGTCATCGGCGACCCCGACACCCCGATGGCGGCGATGGCCGACGACACGATCGTGCTCGAGTTCGCCGACGAGAAGTCCGTCGTCCAGACCCGCTTCGCCACCTCGGCGCTGACCCTGCTCCGCGCCCATCTGGGCCTGCACACCGACGCGGTCGTCGAGGACGCCCAGGTCGCGCTCGCCGAGCCGCTGCCCAGCGGTCTGGTCGAGTGCAGCCAGTTCACCTTCCTCGGGCAGGGGTGGAGCGTGGGGCTCGCCAACGAGGCCGCGCTGAAGATGCGCGAGGCAGCGCTGGCCTGGACCGAGGCATACCCGGCGATGGAGTACCGGCACGGCCCGATCAGCATCTCCACCCGCTCCACCGCGACCTGGATGCTCGGCGAGGCCCCGTCCGGGCTGATGGACGAGGTGCACGCGACGGGCGCCCGGTGGGTGGCCGGCGGCCTCGACCCGCTGGCGGAGCTGGTCCGGGTGCAGCGTCTGGCCCTGGCCATCGCGAACGCCCGCGGTCTCGACCCGGACCGGCCGCGCCACCTCACCCGCTCGGTCATCCTCAGCAGCACGGTCTGACGGCCCCGGCCGCACCCTCCCGCCCGACGGTCCCTCACCCCGGAGTCGCCATGCCCATCGCCGCCACCGGCGATCTGATCGCCGAGGCCGCCGCACAGCACCGTGCGGTCGCCGCGTTCAACGTCATCACCCTGGAACACGCGGAAGCCATCGCCGAGGGCGCGGAGGCGGCTGGATCGCCGGTGATCCTCCAGATCAGCGAGAACGCGGTCGCCTACCACCGGGGCCGGCCGCGGCCTCTCGCGCGCGCCGCGGCGGAGGTGGCCGACCAGGCCGCCGTCCCCGTCTCCCTCCACCTCGATCATGTGCAGTCGACCGAACTGCTGCACCGGGCGGCGGACTGCGGTTTCAGTTCGGCGATGTTCGACGCCGCCCGGCTGCCGTACACGGAGAACCTGGCGGCCACCCGCGCCGCCGTCATGTGGGCGCACGAGCGGGGCCTGTGGCTGGAGGCCGAGCTGGGGCAGGTCGGCGGGAAGAACGGGGAGCCGGCGCTCGACGCCCATGCGCCCGGGGCCCGTACGGATCCCGAGGAGGCACGGTCGTTCGTCGCGGCCACCGGGGTCGACGCGCTGGCCGTGGCGGTCGGCACCTCGCACGCCATGACCTCGCGGGACGCCGTCATCGACCACGGTCTGCTGGACAGGCTGCGGGAGGCCGTGCCGGTCCCCCTGGTGCTGCACGGTTCGTCCGGGGCCTCCGACGAGGAACTGGCCCGCGCCGTGGCGGGCGGGATCCGCAAGGTCAACATCGGCACCGCGCTCAACATCGCGATGACCGGAGCGATAAGGGAGCGACTGGCCCGGGACGACCGGGGCGTGGACCCGCGCCGCTATCTGGCGGACGGCCGGGACGCGATGGCCCGAACCGTGGCCCGGATGATCGCGGTGCTGCCTTCGGGGCGGGCGTACGCCGCGTGACGCTGCGCCGGGGGCACACCCGACGGGACGCGTCTCCGGCGGGTGCTCCCGGCGGGCAGGGGCGGGATGCGGGTACGCGTACGGGTCAGGCCTGCTGGTGCAGGGTGCCCGGGTCCACCGCGTGGGCGAACGGCAGGCCGTGCGCGTAGCGTTCGAGCTCGTCGACGGCGGCGTCCGCGAGTCGGTGGAGTTCGCCGCCCTGGGACCCGGCGATGTGCGGGGTGAGAAGGACGTTCGGCAGGTCGTAGAGGGGTGAGTCGGCGGGCAGGACTTCCGGTTCCGTGTGGTCGAGCACGGCGTTCAGCCGCCCGGAGACCAGTTCCCGCACGAGCGCGTCGGTGTCCACCAGGGAGCCGCGTGCGGTGTTGACGAGGGTCGCCCCGTCCCGCATGAGGGCGAGGCGCCCGGCGTCGAACAGGTGCCGGGTCGCCGGGAGTTCGGGGGCATGGATGCTGACGACGTCGCTCTGTGCCGCCAGGGCGTCGAGGGTGGCG from Streptomyces sp. CA-278952 carries:
- a CDS encoding ATP-binding protein; translated protein: MSDVLRAPAETKYAEELDWLESIDDGPKPFSWRLSPKMVRLFILGSERADGLDREISPKWFGDRSFVERSIVTLASDRGLLLIGDPGTGKSWLAELLSAAISRNSTLVVQGTAGTTEDHIKYSWNVSMVIAKGQSRESMIPSPIMTAMETGAIGRFEELTRSTSDVQDALISILSEKYISVPELQSDGGDAGDNIVFAKPGFSIIATANSRDRGVNDLSSALKRRFNFVRVPVVTNRKSEAEIVRFRTEELLRRHAIDLDVPPTLLDILLQSFADLRASAAAAGSDDEKLESALSTAEQIGVLEDAVLHSNFFGESTLTARTLASSLVGSLARRDPEDLAIFNKYLHGVVEPRSKEEGGSWPEFLDGGRDTIATLS
- a CDS encoding SIS domain-containing protein; this encodes MTHVAQELASQPDCWQVAAGMADGLAHRLPAAGERIAVVGCGTSYFMAQAYAALREGSGQGETDAFAASEFPTGRPYDRVVALSRSGTTTEVLGLLGKIGDTTRRTVVIGDPDTPMAAMADDTIVLEFADEKSVVQTRFATSALTLLRAHLGLHTDAVVEDAQVALAEPLPSGLVECSQFTFLGQGWSVGLANEAALKMREAALAWTEAYPAMEYRHGPISISTRSTATWMLGEAPSGLMDEVHATGARWVAGGLDPLAELVRVQRLALAIANARGLDPDRPRHLTRSVILSSTV
- a CDS encoding class II fructose-bisphosphate aldolase, producing MPIAATGDLIAEAAAQHRAVAAFNVITLEHAEAIAEGAEAAGSPVILQISENAVAYHRGRPRPLARAAAEVADQAAVPVSLHLDHVQSTELLHRAADCGFSSAMFDAARLPYTENLAATRAAVMWAHERGLWLEAELGQVGGKNGEPALDAHAPGARTDPEEARSFVAATGVDALAVAVGTSHAMTSRDAVIDHGLLDRLREAVPVPLVLHGSSGASDEELARAVAGGIRKVNIGTALNIAMTGAIRERLARDDRGVDPRRYLADGRDAMARTVARMIAVLPSGRAYAA